GATTCAgttgtttaggactgagatgagaaatgtcttcactcaaagagCTGTGAATCTTTAAAATGTTTTGCCTCAGAGGATTGTGGATGCTCAGTCTGGAGAGAAAGAGCAAAAGGTTTGCGAGTATTAATGAAACGTCATGTTTGCTGACAGTAGAACTCCAATAATGATTGCTGATTATTTCCGATTGTACATGAAAACATGCATGCCTGCAATAttaagctgatttttaaaaattaagttctCCTCCTTAATTTAACACTATATTTCCCTTACCCAGTATAATCTTGTATCAGACTTATTATTTATGGGTATTTGCCACGCTTTGTTGAAATATATTTGAGAGTTGTTGCTGTTAGTCCCTGTACCTAGACAGTTTTAATGAAATTACAGGATGTGAGGATAGTGTTGGACGGTGCTGTTGAATTTGAAGAGGAGCCATCGTCTTGATGAGAATCAGAGGAAACTTCAGTGGCCAAATGCTTCCAGGGCTTTTGTCTAAGTATTGAGTGACCACGAACTGGAATAGGGATGCACATTCAATACACACTTGCAAAAGGGAATTGGACACATTTTGAAGGACAGCAGGTTGAAGGATTACACGGAAAAGGTGGGAGAGGTGACTATATGTTGGATAGCTGTTTCAAAGAGCCAACATCATCACAATTGTTTGAATTGTCTCCTTTGTGCTGTATCACTCTCTATTTGCCATGAAATAGCAGAAATCTGTGAACGTTGTTTAAGCCGTTAAGTATTTCAACTATGTTTCATTATATTCCTTTATGCTATATTTTTTGAGTGTATGAAGGATATTCGGCCTTGCTTCATAGTTCACCCTTTTAACAGAATTGGCCTCACTGATCTCCTGTAATGACATTACCTTTGGAAGTGGCCCATGTGGAGCGTATCTTGACTGATACATACTTTTCCTGTCCTGAGCCTGTGCAGTTTCATCCTATTTATGGATGTTTGAATTCCACAGTCCTGAGAAAATAACACCCTCTTCCAGCCTTTGCTGTTATTGACTTCAGGGATCTTTATCAGAGAGTCTCCATTTACACCTCTAGCTCCTGACGCTGAATGTTATGACAGTTAAAATTGTTTTAAGAGGTTTTGTTGTGTAATAATGTTGCTGCATTCAGCCAATTGGAAGTCAGAGCTGTCACCAGAATACCAGCTAAATGAAGGCCAACCATGATTGTGAGCCTTATCAAGTTGTCTTatcttccaccactacctttcTGTAACAGAAACATGCATGCAGTGccgttttttttaaaagaaacaaatctgCACAATCAGTTGATGATatttaacaatttattttaatgcaaatttGTAAATTCTCTGAAAATCCCACCCTACACTTTagatgcccctctgtttcagatagTTGGCCACTTCATGGACCTTCTTATTGAGCGCTCCACCATGAACACCCTTTTTGCCCATCACAAACACCATTGTCTTGATGGTTTTCCCGATGCAGATGCTCTTGCCTTGACCGCCCTTCATCCTCACATCCATCACTCCATCATTGTTGACCATGAGGTTGTCCCTGATGACAGAACATTTCTTTCCCCCGATGGTGATGCCAGTTTGTAAGAAAGCCTTGCGATCCTGTCCTGTTAACATGCTGACCTCCTGTGGGGAGATGGCAGCCAGCACACCTCCGGGTTTTGAAGCCCAGACGGACTTGTTGTCAGCATGGCCCACAATGGCAGCATCTTCCACATTCTTATCCTTCAATATACTATTGATGTAATTCTTCCAGTCAGACATCCTCTACTTAATCGAAGATTGTTTTCAAGCACAAACTAGTATCAGTCCTGTCTCACCAGCGGCAACGTGATACTGTGAGAGGATTGCACAGTCCTGGGGCTTTGTGACATCAGTGAGTGATGTCACATCCTACATTGACATGGCCTTGGCATCGCTGCAGAATGACATCACTCTTTATGAGTTCATATCTTGTGTTCTCCTGGTGGTTAACATCTTTGTGATTCAGCAATGATCGTAGCATTTGAAGATTCATTCTGTTCCTTGAGTATCCTTTCAATTAGTAAAATTCTTCTCCCTTCCATCCTAAGAACATAGgttttaggagcagaattaggctttCAGTCTTTCAAGCCTACTCACTTATCCAATAAGAGTTAGGTTAATCTGTTTGTGGTCTCAGCCACATCCCCTCTCTGTTTTCCAAAAATCTATCTAATTCTGCCTTAAATAACTTCAATGACAcaatctccaccactttctgaggaagagaattcctcAGATCTACAACCCTGCGGAGAAAATATTATCCTTATCACTGCTTTAAAAGATCCTTTGCCAGCCCTTCTTCTACTAAAGATCCTGACCTGAGCTGTGACATATTCCCCTTAATATATATGTGTCCCTTTCTCCATAAACGCATCGTGGTTCAGGATCCTTTAACTATCATAAGCCCTCTGCTGTTCATACTCTTAAAGATACTTGTTCCTCATTCCCCTTTTATCGTGAAGTCCATTGTGACCCTAGCAAAGTTGTCTCTGATTATTAGGTCATCTGTCATACATTGGTAATTCCAGTGTGCATACGTTACATATCAGAAGCAGGAGGAGCCCTTGTGAAATCACTGCCATTCATCTGTAACCTGAACACTCTAAAATGCACTGTCACTCATACTGCACCCTGACTCACACAGGCTAAAACTTAAACTGCAGTCATCTGATCTCTTTGGACTCAATGGATTTACATGTGCTGGCACAACCCCAAAATAGCTAACAACTCCACAAgccacatgacatcaggttatagttcagctggtttatttgaaataacaagcttttggagcgcagcCCCTTCCTCAGGTGCAGTGGATCAgaagagcacacacacacagaatttatatgcagaGAGATAAAGGGCTAAGAGAATAAAAGATCATACAGTTGgtatgagtggagtgtcagataataattCTCTGCAgatgaccaagagtgttagatggtgATTAAAGTGTCAACAACTGAATAACCAGCAAAGGGATGATTTATAATCCGATTAAATGAAGCAGAGAgctaattacaaaaaattaaaaataaagtggtgctggagacaaactaaactcaaataacatgataggtataagagtcacatgctgagggtcCAACCAAAGTAAgtaataatccaaaactgtacaaactaattaaggtagagagagcataacaatttatcaaggcgttgctgtcaaaacaggacacgaaggaagattttacagatacagaacagtgtagTGGAGGTCACCCGTAGCACAACATGAATTCAAAATCACgcttgaggccatcttcatgggtctGGAACTTGGCTGTCAGTCTCTGCTTGGCAATTCTGCGTTATTGTGTATCTCAGAGACTGCCTTGGAGGAAATGTTTGCCCGGAGATCGAAGGCTGAGTGTCCTTGACTGTTGAAGTTTTCACCGAATGGGAGGGGACATTCCTGTCTGATGATTgttgcgcagtgtccattcatctgttgtcatagtgtAACTTtatctcgccaatataccatgccttgagGCATTCTTGCCTACAGCGTATGAGATAGATAACATTGGCAGAGTCATTTGAGTTTCACATGgtggctggtgttcccatgtatgatGATAGTGTCATTTTGATGATCTGACGTGCCTTTCAGAGGTTACCATGActgggttgtgtggtgttgtgttcaatgttgtcctgaaggccgTGAGCAATGGCCTGTTTAAAGTTTGACGATGAGAAGTGGCGAGATGCTCATTGccatcaatgacatgttgaaggctgcaaagaacatggtgtagaTTTTTCACTTTGGGGAAGTACTGGACGATGAAAGGCACTCTATTGATCTTACCTGTGTTTGTTTTCTGAGGGGGTCATTGCGTTTTTTTTCTCTGTGGCATATCTAACAACACCAACGTGGAGTAAAGGCCTGTGGAGAAGGTCACTGATATGACACTGTAGGATATCAACGTAGATAAGTGTGAACTAGTAGAAGGAACAGGAAGACACATTAACCTTTGTTAATAACTGTTCAACTGGAGTAGAGGAACAGTGGAATTTGGGGAAATGCAGATAAACAAACACTgaaagtcctgaggaagggtcactcaacctgaaattttatttctgatttctctccacagatgctgccagacctgctgagcttttccatcagtttctatttttgtaacTGAAAGGAGCAGCCCAGGTTAATAAGGATATTGTCTATaagagagtttagaaaaatgagaggcgaccttattgaaatatacaagattcttcgGGGACCTGACAGGGTTGATGTGCAAAGTTTACTACCCCTTGTGTTGAGTCTAGGACCATGAAGCATAATTTCGGAATGAGTTCACCAATTTAAGACATTTGAGAAAGAATTTTTCTTCtgtcagaaggtagtgaatctgtggaaatctttgCTGCAGAGGGTTTTAGAGACAGGGACATTAAGTAtaatcaaggctgagatggacggatttttaatcaataatggaatcaagggttatgaaaaaaatgaaggaacgtggagttgaggattatcagatcagtcactatcgtattgaatggcgaagcagacttggactgaatggtctacttctcttatgttttatggtcttattaatAAAGCAAACAGGGTCATACTTCATTTATTGAGAGACAGGTTGAAAAGCAGACATATTatgtaggaacaccaccacctgcaagttcctctccgaACCACTGTCCATCCTCTTGGAAATATAGTGCCACTTCTTCGTTGCCCCACCCTGACACCATTGTAGGAGTATGACCACCAGATTGACTGAACTCACCACTACCCTGTCAAGGGTAAGTCGGGATGAGCACTGAGTGGTGGCCTAGCCAGCGtcacccaaatcccatgaatgaataaaatgtaaGTCCTGCTATTCATATCATTATCATTTGTGAGTTTGCTTATTTGTGCAAAACATTCTATGCACGTTTCAACCTTCGTGACTCCCACTGTTTGTTTATCTGTGGTTTTCAGAAACATTAGAATAAAACTTGGAGAAAATGCCAAAACAAGTGAAAATGAGTCtaaataaatgttttttaaaaactaaCTTATGAAGGGTGTTCATGATATCCTGCATTGTATTTACCAGATTAAAACGTTTGCAGTTTGTGTATGGTTTGTCATGTTGCTCCCTCGACTGTTTACCCACGGTGTCCATTGTTGTTCCAATGTAGTACATAATTTAGTAAAGATGTGTCACAAATTTTATATGTTTATTTCCTTAACTAGCATTTCCAGATGGATATTGTTATATTTATGAAAACATTGATTTTAGGTGTCAGTTCTCTTCAGCTACATACTGTACATTTTTGAATATTTGGAACCTATTCAAATGACTCTCATAAAATATTTTCAGGTTTTCCTGGAACATAACCTCCTGAGAACGGAGTGACTTTATTGTTTGAACTTGTGTTTTAGCTTTTTCAATCATACTTGAAACAATTAATATAAAAAGGGTATAGAGGGATGGGAAAAAGTGCAAAGATTTACCTGAATGATGCTAAAACTGACGTGTTTTATTAGCCAAGAAAGATTGCAAAATTTAGACGAAAGAAGAATGTGAGAGGTAGTGTGATGTTTAAGATTCTAAAAAAGTGGTTTGATATGATAGTTgtaaagaagatgtttccatttgcgGTGAAAGACCAGAACCAAGGGCCATAAAGGTAATAAGTAAAAATTTGGTTTTCACATTACGATGAGGTTAGTTAATCTTAACTAAACGTGAATTGCATTTAAAGCAATAGCTTAAAATAACCACAATTTAGAACTgataaaattaagaaaaaattaGCAAATTTCCAAATTGTCCTTCAGGCACCTTTCCAAATAACTGTTCAAGCAATATTAACTGCATTAAAAGCAAGCAATGTCAATTGAACAAAATCTTTATAGCATTGTAAAAAGGCTCAAACACATCTGAATGGAGGTGTAGTCAGTGACAGCAGAGTGAGCACTCACGGCCTTAAAGAGTCCTAAACCCCTGAGACTTGGATCAGGACTAAGTGGCAAAATCACCCCTTTCGTCCTCCTATATACGTTCATAGACTAATTTATATTTTTCTTCTATTCATCATTTTTGATTTTTGGTTGGCTGTTACCTGACCCCGTTCTTTACCAATTCAGAATCTCAAAGTTGAAGAAACCGGTACTGAGCTTGTTGAACAGATTGAATGAGGGTAGATTTGATCCAAGTTTTCAAGATTACAATAGGAGCTTAAATCTTGAGGCACAGTGGCAAGTGCCCCCACCTCTGAGCTAGAATCTCCAAGCtcgagtcccactccaggacttgatggtCAAGAAGGGAGTGTTCACAATGGGGCTAAACACAGTGAGTCTCAATCTGAAAATCCCTCTGGCATGCCAGTGGTAGGTGATAAAAGTGGGAAAGATTTCCAGAAGGAATAGCACCATATTACAACATGCATATAAAAGTATATATTGATACAGAAACTTGGATGTCCTGGGGTAGCAGAACCCAACACAAGCTGATGAAAGGCTTAGAAAGGTTTGACGAAGTTGTTCATATTAGCTGATTGTACAAGGATGAGGAGACGCAGATTGTGGGCTTTGATGAAGAAACATGAGGGGCTAACCCAATTGATCTGCAGAGAGTAggcatggatttgatgggctgaacagtctacTTCAGTGTTTTGGTGACTGTTATTGGTAACCGATGTCTGTGCTCAACCCTGTCACCTCCTGCACAATTCTTGACTTTTCCCTGTTTTTGTAAGGGAAGGATGAATGATATTGTGAAAGGATTCCTGGCTGCTCATTCAAGAGACTCTGCACCTTTCCCAGGTTACCCTCTGGAGCTGCAATGACTTTCTCTTACTGGTGATTTCCAAATTTCACAGTCCCTTAGTCCGTGGAGGTGAAATTGGATTATATACTCTGCTGACTCCTGCCACTGCTGGTAACTTAGTAGTGGCGGTGAGAGCTAAGATCACTGGTGCAGTGAGGCGTGTACCTCTGTGTCTTAATGTTGGTGAgtagctgcagtcccagcaatgATCATCGCTCCTGCCATGACTGAAGAGGTGCAGGCCGTTTGGTTAATCAGCAATCTAGCAGGTGGATCTTCCTCACAGTTGGGGGTGCAAATCTCACTCGGGCTCAGTTAACACCTGATGATTGTCTCTGCCCCAACATTCTCAACTTTATTTCAacttgaatcattaactctgttttctctctatagatactgtcagacttgctgagtttatccaatttctgatttttgtttgtttcacatGTTCAGCATCTGTAAGTATTCACTTAGTAGTTGACAGattcttcttaaacaagggaatgaaatgttatCAGGGCATAGGCAGGAATATAGATTTGAGGTCACAATAAACTCAACCATGGTCAAATTGAATGACCAAGCATtattgaggggttgaatggccgaCACTTGCTCCTAATTTGCATGTTCATatgtttgtgaaagagaaagtggTGGCAAAAGTACTTTTTAGGAGTTTGGTAACTTAGATGTATGGGTGTCCCCAAGACACTGCTGCAtttaataacaatttatttaacttCTTTTATCTCCATTGGCTGTCTATGGTCACCCACATTGATGAGTTGTCTGGTCTTCTGCTGTAAGACCTATAGTATCAGCTGGAGAATGGGGTCGGGGGGACAGTGGTGGGCAGGGGTGGAATTTCACATGGTTAGTGGTGGAGCAGGGGTATGGGGAAATGTTAATGTATTGGAGGCAGGGTGAGGAGGTGATCAGAGTAGTGGTTAATTGAGGTGGAGGGGCATGTTTGTTGGATTGAAAGGAATGGTGTTCATTTGGCTGAAGATCAAAATGATCAATGAGGGGTCAGACGTTGCAGGTAAGTAGGAATGTGGGAAGGATGAGTTGAAAAGGTGTTTTGGGGAAGGGTAATGGTGGCTTGGCATCCGGTGCTTAGTTAGGGGCCAAAAGCATGTAAGGCAAATTGAGTGAAAAGGCAAAAGTTTTGATCCTTTTAGTAGCTGAGTTATTCAAGGCAGGCCTAGGTTAAACTTAAAATTTTTACCACTTATTTGCCTTCCGTTAAATGTTCACGTCAGCTGGTGTTCATATTTATTGTTTCCACATTTTAACCTTGCACAAACTGAAAGCAGTTGATTTTTTCGTGGTAAAATTTCTCTTCTGCAAGTGCTTCTGTAATTACCCCTTTCATCTTTGACTTTTCTAATTGATTCCATTGGCTTCCATCCCATTCCTCAAACTTGCAAAACATCACGTCTAAATACActtacttttcttttaaaaatgctttaactTGCCAGAGCTTTGTCCTGTAAATGTAATCTAGGGCAGCATTAAAGAATCTAGCACAAAACTGCCCCAGGACATTTACATGGGTCTCTCAGGTCCACCTGTGTCCATTACCAGATATATCATTGAAAAATACAAAACACATTTCATGTAAAGCTACATC
This is a stretch of genomic DNA from Stegostoma tigrinum isolate sSteTig4 chromosome 38, sSteTig4.hap1, whole genome shotgun sequence. It encodes these proteins:
- the LOC125447053 gene encoding profilin-3-like translates to MSDWKNYINSILKDKNVEDAAIVGHADNKSVWASKPGGVLAAISPQEVSMLTGQDRKAFLQTGITIGGKKCSVIRDNLMVNNDGVMDVRMKGGQGKSICIGKTIKTMVFVMGKKGVHGGALNKKVHEVANYLKQRGI